A single Paenibacillus kribbensis DNA region contains:
- a CDS encoding DUF342 domain-containing protein, with the protein MEKQYALDQFLKVVVSPDKQTAYLEFAKREEGFNCSVEELERFLSSQKISYGLITDAIHTFVARPEDHFFTKLLIAQGQQPIHGKDGKINLAEIVTGDYSHKPLETADGRVDYKELTRLRNVKRGQLIAERVEPMPGVPGIAVTGEEIPFLPGREARFKIGKNVVVHPEGIAMYAAIDGLVTTTEKGKLNVFPVYEVNGDVDYSVGNIDFVGTVVIRGNVLTGFRIRAAGDIRVIGGVEGAELEAEGSVEISGGIIGYHKGYVKAAQNVKCSFIQDGNVIAGGDILVSQSIMHSQIKASKNVICEGTKGLIVGGNVQAGEKVVARTIGNTMSTATIIEVGVLPELRNELTELRARLKQQTDSQDKTNKALTILDQLAATGQLAPERMAMRIKLTSTKKSNEHELLETKSRMLEIERTLEDTSRARVEVKNIIYGGSKIVIGRYTKFIKDSVERMAFYYHEGDISMSSYV; encoded by the coding sequence GTGGAGAAGCAATATGCTTTGGACCAGTTTTTAAAAGTGGTTGTCTCACCTGACAAACAAACCGCCTATTTGGAGTTTGCGAAACGTGAAGAAGGCTTTAACTGTTCTGTCGAGGAACTAGAGCGTTTTCTGAGCAGCCAGAAAATATCTTATGGTTTAATTACTGATGCGATCCATACATTTGTGGCACGTCCAGAAGATCATTTCTTCACCAAATTATTGATTGCTCAGGGACAGCAGCCGATCCATGGCAAAGACGGAAAAATTAATCTGGCCGAAATCGTGACCGGAGATTATTCACATAAGCCGCTCGAAACCGCTGACGGCAGGGTGGACTATAAAGAATTAACTCGTTTGCGAAATGTAAAGCGTGGACAGCTGATTGCCGAACGAGTTGAGCCTATGCCGGGTGTACCGGGTATTGCTGTAACTGGGGAGGAGATTCCTTTTCTTCCGGGTAGAGAGGCCCGCTTTAAGATTGGAAAAAATGTAGTGGTTCATCCGGAAGGCATTGCGATGTATGCGGCTATTGATGGATTGGTGACTACAACTGAAAAGGGCAAGCTTAATGTATTCCCTGTATATGAAGTAAACGGAGACGTGGATTATAGTGTTGGTAACATTGATTTTGTTGGAACCGTCGTCATTCGTGGAAATGTATTGACAGGTTTTCGTATTCGGGCTGCTGGCGACATCCGTGTTATCGGTGGTGTGGAAGGTGCTGAACTGGAAGCGGAAGGTTCGGTGGAAATCAGTGGCGGCATTATTGGATACCATAAGGGCTATGTGAAAGCAGCACAAAATGTGAAATGCTCCTTTATACAGGATGGTAACGTCATTGCGGGAGGCGATATTCTCGTATCCCAAAGCATTATGCATTCCCAGATTAAAGCGAGCAAAAATGTGATCTGCGAGGGGACAAAAGGACTCATCGTGGGTGGCAATGTACAAGCAGGTGAAAAGGTAGTGGCGCGTACTATCGGTAACACGATGTCCACAGCTACCATTATCGAAGTGGGCGTGCTTCCAGAACTGCGTAATGAGCTGACAGAGCTGCGCGCACGTTTGAAGCAACAGACAGACAGTCAGGATAAAACCAATAAGGCTCTCACTATATTGGATCAGCTAGCTGCCACTGGACAGCTTGCACCGGAAAGAATGGCCATGCGAATCAAGCTGACATCTACTAAAAAATCTAATGAGCATGAGCTTTTGGAAACCAAGTCCAGGATGCTGGAAATTGAACGAACATTGGAAGATACGAGCCGTGCACGGGTAGAAGTAAAAAATATAATTTACGGCGGCTCTAAAATAGTTATCGGCAGATATACGAAATTTATTAAAGATTCAGTGGAAAGAATGGCGTTTTATTATCATGAGGGAGACATCAGCATGTCCTCTTATGTATAA
- the tsf gene encoding translation elongation factor Ts, with amino-acid sequence MAVNASAVKELREKTGAGMLDCKKALEEANGDLTKAVEVLREKGLAAAANKAGRIATEGVVESYIHAGGRIGVLVEVNCETDFVAKTDQFKDFVRDIAMHIAASNPRYVRREEVPQEEIEKEKEILKAQALNEGKPEKIVEKMVEGRIGKYYEEFCLLEQSFIKDPDKTISTLINEKISTIGENISVRRFVRFELGEGLEKKEDNFYEEVMSQVKQ; translated from the coding sequence ATGGCAGTTAATGCTAGCGCAGTAAAAGAGCTTCGTGAAAAAACAGGCGCAGGAATGCTGGATTGTAAAAAAGCGCTTGAAGAAGCAAATGGTGATTTGACAAAAGCGGTTGAAGTTCTGCGTGAAAAAGGACTTGCAGCTGCAGCCAACAAAGCAGGTCGTATTGCTACTGAAGGCGTTGTTGAATCCTACATTCATGCTGGCGGCCGTATCGGCGTACTGGTAGAAGTAAACTGCGAAACAGACTTCGTAGCGAAAACAGACCAGTTCAAAGATTTTGTACGTGACATTGCAATGCATATCGCTGCATCGAACCCTCGTTATGTTCGTCGCGAAGAAGTGCCACAAGAAGAGATTGAAAAAGAAAAAGAAATCCTGAAAGCACAAGCTTTGAACGAAGGCAAACCAGAAAAAATCGTTGAAAAAATGGTTGAAGGCCGCATCGGTAAATACTACGAAGAATTCTGCTTGCTGGAGCAATCTTTCATCAAAGATCCAGACAAAACAATCTCCACACTGATCAACGAGAAAATCAGTACGATTGGTGAAAACATCTCCGTACGTCGCTTTGTTCGTTTTGAGCTGGGTGAAGGTCTGGAGAAAAAAGAAGACAACTTCTACGAAGAAGTTATGTCTCAAGTGAAACAATAA
- a CDS encoding FliA/WhiG family RNA polymerase sigma factor has product MNERKAAHLNHSELWEQWKEHGDKEAKKQLIEKYLHIVEYVSGRLAVGLPKNVSKDDLASNGVMGLIDALEKFDYGRGLQFETYASWRVRGAILDGLRQGDWVPRSVREKAKKIEDAYQHLEQRYLRTVSDEEMSHYLDVSEKEFQNMIQEVAVMSIVSLEDPIREEESETRLSLLVDEKAKNPDHKVNEFTLRDALAQGIDKLTEKERIVVSLLYYEDLSLSEIAEVMSLSPSRISQLHSKAILRLRATLDKQRDLLMRKD; this is encoded by the coding sequence ATGAACGAGCGAAAAGCCGCTCATTTAAACCATTCCGAGCTGTGGGAGCAATGGAAAGAACACGGTGACAAGGAAGCAAAAAAGCAGTTAATTGAAAAGTATCTTCATATTGTGGAGTATGTGTCGGGTCGGCTTGCAGTAGGCTTACCTAAAAATGTATCCAAAGACGACTTGGCGAGTAACGGGGTCATGGGCTTGATTGATGCTTTGGAGAAATTTGACTATGGACGTGGTTTACAGTTTGAGACTTATGCTTCTTGGCGTGTTCGTGGAGCGATTTTGGATGGTCTTCGTCAAGGGGATTGGGTTCCTCGTTCAGTTAGGGAAAAAGCGAAAAAAATTGAAGATGCCTACCAGCATTTGGAACAGAGATATTTGCGTACAGTTAGCGATGAAGAGATGAGCCATTATTTGGACGTCTCCGAGAAAGAGTTTCAAAATATGATTCAGGAAGTTGCTGTTATGTCGATCGTCTCACTGGAGGACCCGATCCGCGAAGAAGAGTCGGAAACACGACTTTCCCTTTTGGTGGACGAGAAGGCGAAAAATCCGGATCATAAAGTCAATGAATTTACACTTCGTGATGCCCTTGCACAAGGCATTGACAAATTGACTGAAAAAGAGCGTATCGTTGTTTCTTTATTGTATTACGAGGATTTGTCGCTCAGTGAAATTGCTGAGGTCATGTCGCTCTCTCCTTCGAGAATTTCACAGTTGCATTCCAAGGCAATATTACGCCTGAGAGCGACATTGGACAAACAACGGGATTTGTTAATGCGTAAAGATTAA
- a CDS encoding chemotaxis protein CheD, translating to MIEEKSIIKVGMADLNVTSNPNSIRTTGLGSCVGLTLYDPHLKLAGMAHVMLPSSDIAREGQLNIAKYADTALPELFERMLKLGAERRRLIAKMAGGAQMFAFAGSGDTMRIGPRNVESCKEMLVDLGIPLIAEDTGGNYGRTIELDCETGVLNIRSVQKGVKEL from the coding sequence ATGATTGAGGAGAAAAGCATCATTAAAGTCGGCATGGCAGACTTAAATGTAACCAGCAATCCGAATTCGATTCGCACGACAGGACTTGGCTCCTGCGTCGGATTGACCCTCTACGACCCTCATTTGAAACTGGCAGGCATGGCACACGTGATGCTACCGTCCTCGGATATTGCACGTGAAGGGCAATTGAACATTGCCAAATACGCGGATACAGCACTGCCGGAGCTATTTGAGCGGATGCTGAAATTGGGAGCCGAACGCCGCAGACTGATTGCCAAAATGGCAGGCGGAGCGCAGATGTTCGCCTTTGCCGGTAGTGGAGATACCATGCGGATTGGTCCGCGCAACGTAGAATCATGTAAGGAAATGCTCGTAGATCTTGGTATTCCTTTAATTGCGGAGGATACTGGCGGTAATTATGGACGAACGATTGAGTTGGACTGTGAAACCGGCGTTTTGAACATTCGAAGCGTACAAAAAGGTGTAAAGGAATTATAA
- the rpsB gene encoding 30S ribosomal protein S2, whose translation MAVISMKQLLEAGVHFGHQTRRWNPKMDRYIFTERNGIYIIDLQKTVKKVEEAYNFVKSIAAENGTILFVGTKKQAQDSVKEEAERAGQFYINQRWLGGTLTNFQTIQKRIDRLKQLESWEEDGTFAVLPKKEVIILRKEKDRLEKFLGGIKNMKGLPSALFIIDPRKERIAVAEARKLGIPIVGIVDTNCDPDEIDYVIPGNDDAIRAVKLLTGKMADAVMEANQGEETTA comes from the coding sequence ATGGCAGTAATCTCCATGAAACAGCTTTTGGAAGCTGGGGTTCACTTTGGTCACCAAACACGTCGCTGGAACCCGAAAATGGATCGTTATATCTTCACTGAAAGAAACGGTATTTACATCATTGACTTGCAAAAGACAGTGAAAAAGGTTGAGGAAGCTTACAACTTCGTAAAAAGCATTGCAGCTGAGAATGGTACAATCCTGTTCGTAGGCACAAAGAAACAAGCGCAAGATTCCGTTAAGGAAGAAGCAGAACGCGCTGGTCAATTCTACATTAACCAACGTTGGTTGGGTGGAACATTGACTAACTTCCAAACTATTCAAAAACGTATTGATCGTTTGAAACAGTTGGAATCTTGGGAAGAGGACGGCACATTCGCAGTTCTTCCTAAAAAAGAAGTTATCATTCTTCGCAAAGAAAAAGATCGTCTTGAAAAATTCTTGGGCGGTATCAAAAACATGAAGGGCCTTCCAAGCGCTCTGTTCATCATTGATCCACGCAAAGAACGTATCGCGGTTGCTGAAGCTCGTAAATTGGGTATCCCAATCGTTGGTATCGTTGATACTAACTGCGATCCAGACGAAATCGACTATGTTATCCCAGGTAATGACGATGCGATTCGCGCTGTTAAATTGCTGACTGGTAAAATGGCTGATGCAGTTATGGAAGCAAACCAAGGCGAAGAAACTACAGCATAA
- a CDS encoding endolytic transglycosylase MltG: MIKNRSFMLGMGTGLVTGALLLQLAMIGQGQSQPSSIDPKNMTREQLEKAAAGLNLQISDPSDPKMTEEEWRNKVIKEGSKTPTAPQKAKPAQTPSTPKAPANSTPSTASKPAASTSIPKRPDKPQAKESGTETTPAIPKQPAAPQVQYSIASGSNLRSVASGLEKAGVVSDANAFEAAANAQKINTKIRTGTYQFVKGEDFGSIITKITKKPSN; this comes from the coding sequence TTGATCAAAAATCGTTCATTTATGCTAGGCATGGGTACCGGACTTGTAACAGGCGCATTGCTGCTGCAACTGGCAATGATCGGTCAAGGACAATCCCAGCCATCCTCAATAGACCCGAAAAACATGACCCGTGAGCAATTGGAGAAGGCAGCAGCTGGATTAAATCTTCAGATCAGTGACCCTTCTGATCCGAAGATGACAGAAGAGGAATGGCGGAATAAGGTGATTAAGGAAGGCAGCAAAACACCGACTGCACCTCAAAAGGCAAAACCAGCCCAAACGCCATCAACACCAAAGGCACCCGCGAACAGCACACCTTCGACTGCTTCCAAGCCTGCGGCCAGCACGTCTATACCGAAAAGACCGGATAAACCGCAAGCGAAAGAATCTGGTACTGAGACTACTCCAGCTATCCCTAAGCAGCCTGCTGCTCCGCAAGTGCAATATAGCATTGCATCGGGAAGTAATTTGAGAAGTGTAGCATCCGGCTTGGAGAAGGCGGGCGTTGTTTCAGATGCCAATGCGTTTGAGGCAGCGGCTAATGCTCAAAAAATCAATACTAAAATTCGTACCGGCACCTATCAGTTTGTCAAAGGTGAGGATTTCGGTTCTATCATTACTAAAATTACAAAGAAGCCGTCCAACTGA
- a CDS encoding chemotaxis protein CheC, whose protein sequence is MENLRNLEDFKLDVLKEVGNIGSGNAATALSRLLNKPIDMGVPKVQMLPFEEIADKVGGDEQLVVAVFFRVEGEAPGNLFFILQPQAAKSLLSRLANIPSDDEDSFNEMEHSALSEIGNILAGSYLSSLADFTRLSMYPTVPALALDMAGAILSYGLLQFGQMGDAALLIDTSFLEGQNQIEGQFFLIPDPESFGKIFRSLGVPMNDD, encoded by the coding sequence ATGGAGAATCTTAGGAATCTCGAAGACTTCAAGTTGGATGTTTTGAAAGAGGTTGGCAACATTGGTTCGGGGAACGCTGCTACAGCGCTCTCCCGGCTTCTCAATAAACCGATTGATATGGGTGTGCCCAAAGTACAGATGCTGCCCTTTGAGGAAATTGCCGATAAAGTCGGTGGAGATGAGCAACTTGTTGTTGCCGTGTTTTTTAGGGTCGAAGGGGAAGCGCCAGGTAATCTATTTTTTATATTGCAGCCTCAGGCGGCCAAAAGTCTGCTGTCCCGTCTGGCGAACATTCCTTCAGATGACGAAGACAGCTTTAACGAAATGGAGCATTCAGCCCTCTCCGAGATTGGAAATATTTTAGCGGGCTCATACCTGTCCTCGCTGGCGGATTTCACACGTTTGTCTATGTATCCGACAGTCCCTGCGCTGGCATTGGATATGGCGGGAGCAATTCTCAGCTACGGGCTGCTCCAATTTGGGCAAATGGGGGATGCGGCTTTATTGATTGACACATCGTTTCTGGAAGGTCAGAATCAGATTGAGGGTCAATTTTTCCTTATTCCTGATCCAGAATCGTTCGGGAAAATTTTTAGGTCGTTAGGAGTCCCGATGAACGATGATTGA